The following are encoded together in the Phenylobacterium sp. NIBR 498073 genome:
- a CDS encoding S9 family peptidase, with product MRFISAVALAAIAGAAHAAPPPASAFGRVPAVADTAISPDGRRVALLGGTSEQRFVSIATIDDPNMPVLSLGEAEAISLRWAGNDHVLARMAYWKSDGPRLAYRFERNVSINTQGQAVSRLLEGDAFAQYGLQQPVLGVVAGPPANAFVLALAPIEANSGMDTRIKRKGTDGWGVALMKVDPATGKGVRVERGDSDTVSWALNAAGEAKVRLDVDELTHKFEIYARSGARAWTQIWQGPNYESRRQYLGYSAPEDAIYLAIGDRIVRKPLAGGPDQPVGQPLNGVSPNMIWDPHRIAPVAIVGGTERPLYNWLDAELGATHAALSKAFKGKEVTLWEWSTDRTRFIVRVASPSSPGVWYLFDKTRKELSPLGEEYPELKDAAFGQTSWITYKARDGLEIPAYLTLPPGLTADAKPPLIVLPHGGPTSRDGYEFDYMAQFLATRGYAVLQPQFRGSWGFGDAFEQAGAGEWGGKMQTDLLDGIAAVADKADAGRVCIVGASFGGYAALAGATMHPEAYKCAASVSGISDLGLMLEQQWRTSGDDSAKVGELRAMLGAAEKGKLNATSPAQLVTKATAPILLVHGDQDTVVAPQQSQVMANALKAAGKPVDYVVLAGENHYMTRSATRTQMLQALDTFLAKHLPATN from the coding sequence ATGCGTTTCATTTCGGCGGTCGCGCTCGCGGCCATCGCCGGGGCGGCTCACGCCGCGCCTCCGCCCGCCTCGGCTTTTGGCCGCGTCCCGGCCGTCGCCGACACCGCCATCTCGCCCGACGGGCGCCGCGTGGCCCTGCTGGGCGGCACGTCCGAGCAGCGCTTCGTCTCGATCGCGACCATCGACGATCCGAACATGCCGGTGCTGTCGCTCGGCGAGGCCGAGGCGATCAGCCTGCGCTGGGCCGGCAACGACCACGTGCTGGCGCGCATGGCCTACTGGAAGTCCGACGGACCGCGGCTGGCCTACCGGTTCGAACGCAACGTCTCGATCAACACCCAGGGCCAGGCCGTCTCGCGTCTGCTCGAGGGCGACGCCTTCGCGCAGTACGGGCTGCAGCAGCCCGTGCTCGGCGTCGTCGCCGGCCCGCCGGCCAACGCCTTTGTCCTCGCCCTGGCCCCCATCGAGGCCAACAGCGGCATGGACACCCGCATCAAGCGCAAGGGCACGGACGGCTGGGGCGTGGCGCTGATGAAGGTCGATCCCGCCACCGGCAAGGGCGTGCGCGTCGAGCGGGGCGATTCCGACACGGTGAGCTGGGCGCTCAACGCCGCCGGTGAAGCGAAGGTCCGCCTCGACGTCGACGAGCTGACCCACAAGTTCGAAATCTACGCCCGCTCCGGCGCCCGCGCCTGGACCCAGATCTGGCAAGGCCCCAACTACGAAAGCCGTCGTCAGTACCTGGGCTATTCGGCGCCCGAAGACGCGATCTACCTCGCCATTGGCGACCGCATCGTCCGCAAGCCATTGGCCGGGGGCCCCGACCAGCCGGTCGGGCAGCCGCTGAACGGGGTCTCACCCAATATGATCTGGGATCCCCACCGCATCGCTCCGGTCGCCATCGTCGGCGGGACCGAACGGCCGCTCTACAACTGGCTCGACGCCGAACTGGGGGCGACGCACGCAGCGCTGTCCAAAGCCTTCAAGGGCAAGGAGGTCACGCTCTGGGAGTGGTCGACCGACCGCACGCGCTTCATCGTCCGGGTCGCCTCGCCGTCGTCGCCGGGCGTCTGGTACCTGTTCGACAAGACCCGCAAGGAGCTCTCGCCCCTGGGCGAGGAGTATCCTGAACTGAAGGACGCCGCCTTCGGGCAGACCAGCTGGATCACTTACAAGGCCCGCGACGGCCTGGAGATTCCGGCCTACCTGACCTTGCCGCCGGGACTGACGGCCGACGCCAAGCCGCCGCTGATCGTTCTGCCGCACGGCGGCCCGACCTCGCGTGACGGCTATGAGTTCGACTACATGGCCCAATTCCTCGCCACCCGCGGCTATGCGGTGCTGCAGCCGCAGTTCCGCGGCTCCTGGGGCTTCGGCGACGCCTTCGAGCAGGCCGGGGCCGGCGAGTGGGGCGGCAAGATGCAAACCGACCTGCTCGACGGGATCGCCGCCGTCGCCGACAAGGCCGACGCTGGCCGGGTTTGCATCGTCGGCGCCAGCTTCGGCGGCTATGCGGCCTTGGCCGGTGCGACCATGCATCCCGAAGCCTACAAATGCGCCGCATCGGTCTCCGGGATTTCCGATCTCGGCCTGATGCTCGAACAGCAGTGGCGGACCTCAGGCGACGACTCCGCCAAGGTCGGCGAATTGCGGGCGATGCTGGGCGCCGCCGAAAAGGGCAAGCTCAACGCCACGTCGCCGGCGCAGCTGGTCACCAAGGCCACGGCCCCGATCCTGCTGGTCCACGGCGACCAGGACACCGTCGTCGCTCCCCAGCAGTCACAGGTGATGGCCAATGCCCTCAAGGCCGCCGGCAAGCCGGTCGACTACGTCGTCCTGGCCGGCGAGAACCACTACATGACCCGCTCGGCCACCCGCACCCAGATGCTGCAGGCCCTGGACACCTTCCTCGCCAAGCATCTGCCGGCGACCAACTGA
- the dut gene encoding dUTP diphosphatase, translating into MTATFKRWDGNHDLPLPAYATAGAAGFDFRAAVPKGETVTIEPNARALIPTGFAVALPIGYEMQIRPRSGLAAKNGVSIVNAPGTVDCDYRGEILVCLINLGAEAFHVRRGDRIAQGIIAAAPQWTLVEADELDDTVRGAGGHGSTGV; encoded by the coding sequence ATGACGGCGACCTTCAAGCGCTGGGACGGCAACCACGACCTGCCCCTGCCGGCCTACGCCACCGCTGGCGCCGCCGGCTTCGACTTCCGCGCCGCCGTGCCCAAGGGCGAGACGGTGACCATCGAGCCGAACGCCCGCGCCCTGATCCCGACCGGCTTCGCCGTCGCCCTGCCGATCGGCTACGAGATGCAGATCCGTCCGCGCTCGGGCCTGGCCGCCAAGAACGGCGTCTCCATCGTCAACGCTCCCGGCACCGTCGACTGCGACTACCGCGGCGAAATCCTGGTCTGCCTGATCAACCTCGGGGCCGAGGCCTTCCATGTCCGCCGCGGCGACCGCATCGCCCAGGGCATCATCGCGGCGGCCCCGCAGTGGACTCTGGTCGAGGCCGACGAGCTCGACGACACCGTCCGCGGCGCCGGCGGCCACGGCTCGACCGGCGTCTAA
- a CDS encoding TonB-dependent receptor translates to MGVLSIALMAAALTQDAGAASAAGADQAVTSYDAGFFSAARPGDAKAMIDRIPGFAFDGGGSVRGLSGAAGNVLIDGRRPSSKSDSLSDVLARIPADQVVRIDVIRGGAPGIDMQRKPVVANVIRDPRGGVSGSVTLSDQLTLGDARNETEIAADLAARLGAHVFEAAASYERGDSHDRRRTHRVRTAGHGRLLIDSQIDSDKPGEEVVGSAAYETALPVGDVRLNIRGYREISDVTERDRFDVPAGAGLLSEAYRGAGGEFGGRYVAPLGDGVELEAMALRSWRTNETRATSTNGPRTVGYRRFDESGESVGRAVLRFHGWDALSLETGLEAAFNWLEGDSALMVGGVLAPAPGSQARVEERRGEGFATGVWQPSPVLALEAGLRFEASVLDPGHGEAQGLEFAKPSAALTWTPSAQRLIRVRIEREVGQLNFNDLLASVNMYTGVVTAGAGLLAPTQTLRAEIAFEQQFAGRGALGAILRQEQVEDVIGLAPVAGPNGLFDARSNVGSGLRQILEVNSTVPLDAGGVPGGLLKAGLKAVRSEVVDAATGELRSYSNQSGLEWNAAFTQDLPAWNATWGVNLSGYTDKIAYRFDGTAVSGAEPWASAFVDYSPRADVTLRLEVNNLTARSAWSERDVHAGLRHVADLVYAERRDEESYRNVRLSVRKAFN, encoded by the coding sequence GTGGGAGTACTGTCGATCGCCTTGATGGCCGCGGCGTTGACGCAGGACGCCGGCGCCGCGTCCGCGGCGGGCGCTGACCAGGCGGTCACCAGCTACGACGCCGGCTTCTTCTCCGCCGCGCGGCCCGGCGACGCCAAGGCGATGATCGACCGCATCCCCGGCTTCGCCTTCGACGGCGGCGGCAGCGTGCGCGGGCTGTCGGGCGCGGCGGGCAATGTGCTGATCGACGGCCGCCGGCCCTCGTCCAAGAGCGACTCGCTGAGCGACGTGCTGGCCCGGATTCCGGCCGACCAGGTGGTCCGCATCGACGTGATCCGCGGCGGCGCGCCCGGGATCGACATGCAGCGCAAGCCGGTGGTGGCCAACGTCATCCGCGATCCGCGCGGCGGGGTCAGCGGCTCGGTCACGCTCAGCGATCAGCTGACCTTGGGCGATGCGCGAAACGAGACCGAGATCGCCGCCGACTTGGCCGCCCGGCTGGGCGCCCATGTGTTCGAGGCCGCGGCCAGCTACGAGCGCGGCGACAGCCACGATCGCCGCCGCACGCACCGGGTGCGCACGGCCGGCCACGGGCGGCTGCTGATCGACTCGCAGATCGACAGCGACAAGCCGGGCGAGGAGGTGGTCGGCTCGGCCGCCTACGAGACCGCCCTGCCGGTCGGCGACGTGCGGCTGAATATCCGCGGCTATCGCGAGATCAGCGACGTGACCGAGCGCGACAGGTTCGATGTTCCCGCCGGGGCCGGCCTGCTGAGCGAGGCCTATCGCGGCGCCGGCGGCGAGTTCGGCGGCCGCTATGTCGCGCCGCTCGGCGACGGCGTCGAGCTGGAGGCCATGGCCCTGCGGTCCTGGCGAACCAATGAGACGCGGGCGACCTCGACCAATGGCCCCCGGACGGTCGGCTATCGCCGCTTCGACGAATCCGGGGAGAGCGTCGGGCGCGCGGTGCTGCGCTTCCACGGCTGGGACGCGCTGTCGCTGGAGACCGGGCTGGAGGCGGCGTTCAACTGGCTGGAGGGCGACAGCGCCCTGATGGTCGGCGGCGTGCTGGCTCCGGCGCCCGGATCGCAGGCCCGGGTCGAGGAGCGCCGCGGCGAAGGCTTCGCCACCGGGGTCTGGCAGCCGTCGCCGGTGCTGGCGCTGGAGGCCGGCCTGCGGTTTGAAGCCTCGGTGCTCGATCCCGGCCATGGCGAGGCGCAGGGCCTGGAGTTCGCCAAACCGTCGGCGGCCCTGACCTGGACGCCCAGCGCCCAACGTTTGATCCGTGTGCGGATCGAGCGCGAGGTTGGGCAGCTGAACTTCAATGATCTCCTCGCTTCGGTGAACATGTACACCGGCGTGGTGACGGCCGGGGCGGGCCTGCTGGCGCCGACCCAGACCCTGCGCGCCGAGATCGCCTTCGAGCAGCAGTTCGCCGGCCGTGGGGCGCTGGGCGCGATCCTGCGCCAGGAGCAGGTGGAGGACGTGATCGGCCTGGCGCCGGTGGCCGGTCCCAACGGCCTGTTCGACGCGCGCAGCAATGTCGGCTCGGGTTTGCGTCAGATCCTAGAGGTCAACTCGACCGTACCGCTGGACGCCGGCGGCGTGCCCGGCGGCCTGTTGAAGGCCGGGCTGAAGGCCGTGCGCTCGGAAGTCGTCGATGCGGCGACCGGCGAGCTGCGCAGCTATTCGAACCAGTCGGGGCTGGAGTGGAACGCAGCGTTCACCCAGGACTTGCCGGCGTGGAACGCCACCTGGGGCGTCAACCTGTCGGGCTATACCGACAAGATCGCCTATCGGTTCGACGGCACGGCGGTCAGCGGCGCCGAGCCTTGGGCCTCGGCCTTCGTCGACTATTCGCCGCGCGCCGACGTGACCCTGCGGCTGGAGGTCAACAACCTGACGGCTCGCAGCGCCTGGAGCGAGCGCGACGTGCACGCGGGCCTGCGGCACGTGGCCGATCTCGTCTACGCCGAGCGGCGCGACGAGGAGAGCTATCGCAACGTGCGGCTCAGCGTCCGCAAGGCCTTCAACTAG
- a CDS encoding amidase family protein, which yields MADLLARDATGQLSALRAKEVSAVELLKLALARHEQTHARLNAVIAADVERALDLAKAADDLRAKKAGGPLTGLPMTIKDTFDVIGMAASSGIEALRRRKPDDAAVVAAARQAGAVIWGKTNVPVMAADWQSFNPLYGATNNPWDPTRVPGGSSGGAAAALAAGVTALEIGSDIGGSLRVPASFCGVFSHKPTWGLVSQVGHVPPAPGTHAERDLNVVGPMARSARDLRLLLSILAEGVPAKAELADLKTLKLGLWLDGFPLDPEVRAVLEDLAGRLRAAGVEVRPISAPAPLDQLMDAYRVLLGSLVATDMPPKAQHAMRRMRGPAALALALGAGRDSWAGLTRAYTASHAEWIAADEVRARLRSTMSDAFEAFDAILAPVAPTVAFPHDYKPFAGRKLKTSDGGIIPYPAMLNWIALATACHLPVTTVPAGLAASGLPVGAQIIGPHGADSRTLSIAQAIDEALGGYVAPPPG from the coding sequence GTGGCCGACCTCCTCGCCCGCGACGCCACCGGTCAGCTGTCGGCGCTCCGGGCCAAGGAGGTTTCCGCCGTCGAGCTGCTGAAGCTCGCCCTCGCCCGCCACGAGCAGACTCACGCGCGGCTGAACGCGGTGATCGCCGCCGACGTCGAGCGCGCTCTCGACCTCGCCAAGGCCGCCGACGACCTGCGCGCCAAGAAGGCCGGCGGGCCGCTCACCGGCCTGCCGATGACCATCAAGGACACCTTCGACGTGATCGGCATGGCCGCCTCGTCGGGGATCGAGGCCCTGCGCCGGCGCAAGCCCGACGACGCCGCCGTGGTCGCCGCCGCCCGCCAGGCCGGGGCGGTGATCTGGGGCAAGACCAACGTCCCGGTGATGGCGGCCGACTGGCAGTCGTTCAATCCGCTCTATGGGGCGACCAACAATCCCTGGGACCCGACCCGCGTCCCCGGCGGCTCGTCCGGCGGAGCGGCCGCCGCGCTGGCCGCCGGCGTCACCGCCCTGGAGATCGGCTCGGACATCGGCGGCTCGCTGCGCGTCCCGGCCAGCTTCTGCGGCGTCTTCTCGCACAAGCCGACCTGGGGCCTGGTCTCCCAGGTCGGGCACGTTCCGCCGGCGCCCGGAACTCACGCCGAGCGCGACCTCAACGTCGTCGGCCCGATGGCCCGCTCGGCCCGCGACCTGCGGCTGCTGCTCTCGATCCTGGCCGAGGGCGTCCCGGCCAAGGCCGAGCTCGCCGACCTCAAGACCCTCAAGCTCGGCCTCTGGCTGGACGGCTTTCCGCTCGACCCGGAGGTCCGCGCGGTGCTCGAGGACCTAGCCGGCCGGCTGCGCGCCGCCGGGGTCGAGGTGCGGCCGATCTCCGCCCCGGCCCCGCTCGACCAGCTGATGGACGCCTATCGCGTGCTGCTCGGCTCGCTGGTCGCCACCGACATGCCGCCCAAGGCCCAGCACGCCATGCGCCGGATGCGCGGCCCCGCCGCGCTCGCCCTGGCGCTGGGCGCCGGCCGCGACTCCTGGGCCGGCCTGACCCGCGCCTATACCGCCAGCCACGCCGAGTGGATCGCCGCCGACGAGGTCCGCGCCCGGCTGCGCAGCACGATGTCGGACGCCTTCGAGGCCTTCGACGCCATCCTCGCCCCCGTCGCCCCCACCGTCGCCTTCCCGCACGATTACAAGCCGTTCGCCGGCCGCAAGCTGAAGACCAGCGACGGCGGGATCATTCCCTACCCGGCGATGCTGAACTGGATCGCCCTCGCCACCGCCTGCCACCTGCCGGTGACCACCGTTCCGGCCGGCCTGGCCGCCAGCGGCCTGCCGGTCGGCGCCCAGATCATCGGCCCGCACGGCGCCGACTCCCGCACCCTCTCCATCGCCCAGGCGATCGACGAGGCGCTCGGTGGTTACGTCGCCCCGCCGCCGGGCTGA
- the dapB gene encoding 4-hydroxy-tetrahydrodipicolinate reductase, protein MSSPIDIAVAGALGRMGQAVTAVVSGRQDVRLAARFDRPGAEGEGLVPAEQALEKAQVVIDFTTPAASVALARAAAARGAPALVIGSTGASPEEIEAIEAAAKSIPIVFAGNYSLGVNMLMGLVAQAAKALHADAYDIEVTESHHKRKVDAPSGTALMLGEAAARGRQVALADVAQRMRDGITGARPTGEIGFSVIRGGGIIGEHSVIFAAEDEILTLSHSARDRGLFARGAVEAARWVAGQPPGLYDMQDVLGLK, encoded by the coding sequence CTGTCCAGTCCCATCGACATCGCCGTGGCCGGCGCGCTCGGCCGCATGGGCCAGGCCGTGACCGCCGTGGTCTCCGGCCGCCAGGACGTACGCCTGGCCGCCCGCTTCGACCGTCCGGGCGCCGAGGGCGAGGGCCTCGTGCCCGCGGAGCAGGCGCTGGAAAAGGCCCAGGTGGTCATCGACTTCACCACCCCGGCCGCCTCGGTGGCCCTGGCCCGGGCCGCCGCCGCCCGCGGCGCCCCGGCCCTGGTGATCGGCTCCACCGGCGCCTCGCCCGAGGAGATCGAGGCCATCGAGGCCGCCGCGAAGTCGATCCCGATCGTGTTCGCCGGCAACTACTCGCTGGGGGTCAACATGCTGATGGGCCTGGTCGCCCAGGCCGCCAAGGCGCTGCATGCCGACGCCTACGACATCGAGGTCACCGAGAGCCACCACAAGCGCAAGGTCGACGCCCCGTCCGGCACCGCCCTCATGCTCGGCGAGGCCGCCGCCCGCGGCCGCCAGGTCGCCCTGGCCGACGTCGCCCAGCGGATGCGCGACGGCATCACCGGCGCTCGACCGACCGGCGAGATCGGCTTCTCGGTCATCCGCGGCGGCGGCATCATCGGCGAGCACTCGGTGATCTTCGCGGCCGAGGACGAGATCCTGACCCTCAGCCACTCGGCCCGCGACCGCGGACTGTTCGCCCGCGGCGCGGTCGAGGCGGCCCGCTGGGTCGCCGGCCAGCCGCCCGGGCTCTACGACATGCAAGACGTGCTCGGGCTGAAGTAG
- a CDS encoding prolyl oligopeptidase family serine peptidase, with protein MVLAAAATAGVLGLAASAHAAPPPASAYGRFPGVAAAAISPDGRRVGILSGQDDKRFVSIATIDEPNVPVVPLGAGEGLSLAWSGNDHLLLRTAFWFSPRPKEMHRFERHISITPDGKIATRLLENETYSQHFYNQPIMAAPQDGAGKIVLRGGANGGNEGTVMALWRVDPATGLGETIAKGDATTRHFSVDAAGSARVRHDYDSNRITSVEAIHLSRPGQGAALWTRFWSTKLGGRERYLGYSGPEDAVYLFLETGEIVRKRTSDGATEVVDRPSPDTSPDMLWDIGTAAPLAIVTWGATTTYKWLDPEVGAIHASLGKIFKDKEVSLLDWSDDRNRVIFNVESRTAPDAVYLYDRNRKEVSLLGEDYPELKGAPIAQGRWLSFKARDGKDIQAYLTLPPGAGPGSRPPLVVMAGEGPGVETRASFDYMVQFLASRGYAVLQPYHRGLWGFGDDFYEAGFGEWGGKMQTDLLDAVAAVAGEVDARRPCIVGHDFGGYTALTAIALQPDAWRCAASMGGLSDLGLMMSKRRWFYDYESLALERLRERMGGTGKTKLSGASPARFAGKVGGPVLLIHGDQDTEVDPEQSKVMADALKSAGKPVEHIVMKDEAHYFSRGTNRVQMLEALETFLAQSYPAS; from the coding sequence ATGGTTCTGGCGGCCGCCGCAACGGCGGGCGTCCTTGGTTTGGCCGCGTCGGCTCACGCCGCGCCGCCCCCCGCGTCCGCCTATGGGCGATTTCCGGGCGTCGCCGCCGCCGCGATCTCGCCTGACGGCCGTCGCGTGGGCATCCTCAGCGGCCAGGACGACAAGCGCTTCGTTTCCATCGCCACCATCGACGAGCCGAACGTGCCCGTGGTTCCGCTGGGTGCGGGCGAAGGCCTGAGCCTCGCCTGGTCGGGCAACGACCACCTGCTGCTGCGCACCGCCTTCTGGTTCTCGCCCCGGCCCAAGGAAATGCACCGCTTCGAGCGACACATCTCCATCACGCCCGACGGCAAGATCGCCACGCGACTGCTGGAAAACGAGACCTACTCGCAGCACTTCTACAACCAGCCGATCATGGCCGCGCCTCAGGACGGCGCAGGCAAGATCGTCCTGCGCGGCGGCGCCAACGGCGGCAACGAGGGCACCGTTATGGCGCTCTGGCGGGTGGATCCTGCCACCGGGCTCGGCGAGACCATCGCCAAAGGCGACGCCACCACCCGGCACTTCAGCGTCGACGCCGCAGGCTCGGCGCGCGTCCGCCACGACTACGACTCCAATCGCATCACCAGCGTCGAGGCGATCCACCTGTCGCGTCCGGGCCAGGGCGCGGCGCTCTGGACTCGCTTCTGGTCGACCAAGCTCGGCGGCCGCGAACGCTACCTCGGCTATTCGGGGCCGGAAGATGCTGTCTACCTGTTCCTCGAGACCGGCGAGATCGTCCGCAAGCGCACCAGCGACGGGGCGACCGAGGTGGTCGACCGCCCCTCGCCTGACACCTCGCCCGACATGCTGTGGGACATCGGCACGGCCGCGCCCCTGGCGATCGTGACCTGGGGGGCGACGACGACCTATAAGTGGCTCGATCCCGAGGTCGGCGCCATCCACGCGTCGCTCGGCAAGATATTCAAGGACAAGGAAGTCTCGCTGCTCGACTGGTCGGACGACCGCAACCGCGTGATCTTCAACGTCGAGTCGCGCACCGCGCCGGACGCCGTCTATCTCTATGACCGCAACCGCAAGGAAGTCTCGCTGCTCGGCGAGGACTATCCCGAGCTCAAGGGGGCGCCCATCGCCCAGGGCCGCTGGCTGTCCTTCAAGGCCCGCGACGGCAAGGACATCCAGGCCTATCTCACCCTGCCGCCGGGGGCGGGGCCGGGATCGCGGCCGCCCCTGGTCGTGATGGCCGGCGAAGGCCCGGGCGTCGAAACGCGCGCCAGCTTCGACTACATGGTCCAGTTCCTCGCCAGCCGCGGCTACGCTGTGCTGCAGCCCTACCACCGCGGTCTCTGGGGCTTCGGCGACGACTTCTACGAGGCCGGCTTCGGCGAGTGGGGCGGGAAGATGCAGACCGACCTGTTGGACGCCGTCGCCGCGGTCGCCGGCGAGGTCGACGCCCGCCGCCCGTGCATCGTCGGCCATGACTTCGGCGGCTACACGGCCCTGACCGCCATCGCCCTGCAGCCGGACGCCTGGCGCTGCGCGGCCTCGATGGGCGGGCTCTCCGATCTCGGCCTGATGATGTCCAAGCGCCGCTGGTTCTACGACTACGAGTCGCTGGCGCTGGAGCGGCTGCGCGAACGGATGGGCGGCACGGGCAAGACCAAGCTCAGCGGCGCCTCGCCGGCCCGCTTCGCCGGCAAGGTCGGCGGCCCGGTGCTGCTGATCCATGGCGACCAGGACACTGAGGTCGACCCCGAGCAGTCCAAGGTGATGGCCGACGCCCTCAAGTCGGCCGGGAAGCCGGTCGAACACATCGTCATGAAGGACGAGGCCCACTACTTCTCGCGCGGGACCAATCGCGTGCAGATGCTGGAGGCCCTCGAGACCTTCCTGGCCCAAAGCTACCCGGCCAGTTGA